Proteins encoded in a region of the Streptomyces violaceoruber genome:
- a CDS encoding winged helix-turn-helix transcriptional regulator produces the protein MAAAPKNPRPCSIADTLALVGEKYSLLVLREVCLGNGRFDQLVRNTGAPRDILATRLRRLVDAGILDRRPYSERPQRFEYRPTRAGLELEPVLMTLMAWGDRHLHPDGDRPMVIEHVCGHELVPQVTCPACGDAVRHEDLTAHPRVPGWTVTGPAAA, from the coding sequence ATGGCCGCCGCTCCCAAGAACCCGCGCCCCTGCTCCATCGCCGACACGCTGGCGCTGGTCGGCGAGAAGTACTCGCTGCTGGTCCTGCGCGAGGTCTGCCTCGGCAACGGCCGCTTCGACCAGCTGGTGCGCAACACCGGCGCCCCGCGCGACATCCTCGCCACCCGGCTGCGGCGGCTCGTCGACGCGGGGATCCTGGACCGGCGTCCGTACAGCGAGCGCCCGCAACGCTTCGAGTACCGGCCGACTCGGGCGGGCCTGGAGCTGGAGCCGGTCCTGATGACCCTCATGGCGTGGGGCGACCGGCATCTGCACCCGGACGGCGACCGGCCCATGGTGATCGAGCACGTCTGCGGCCACGAGCTGGTCCCCCAGGTCACCTGCCCCGCCTGCGGCGACGCCGTCCGCCACGAGGACCTGACCGCCCATCCGCGGGTCCCCGGCTGGACGGTGACGGGCCCCGCGGCGGCGTAG
- a CDS encoding undecaprenyl-diphosphate phosphatase — translation MSWFESLVLGLVQGLTEFLPVSSSAHLRLTAAFSGWHDPGAAFTAITQIGTEAAVLIYFRKDIGRIIAAWTRSLTDKSMRHDPDARMGWLVIVGSIPIGVLGLTLKDQIEGPFRDLRITATMLIVVGVIIGIADRMAARDEKGGRHRAPQQRKELENLGVRDGLIYGLCQAAALIPGVSRSGATISGGLFMGYRREAAARYSFLLAIPAVLASGVFELKDAMESDHVSWGPTLFATVIAFATGYVVIAWFMKFISTKSFMPFVWYRIALGIVIIVLVSVGVLSPHAAESGG, via the coding sequence ATGTCTTGGTTTGAATCCCTTGTCCTCGGACTCGTCCAGGGACTGACCGAGTTCCTCCCCGTGTCCTCCAGCGCGCACCTGCGGCTGACCGCGGCGTTCTCCGGCTGGCACGACCCGGGCGCGGCCTTCACGGCGATCACGCAGATCGGCACCGAGGCCGCGGTGCTCATCTACTTCCGCAAGGACATCGGGCGGATCATCGCGGCGTGGACGCGCTCCCTCACCGACAAGTCGATGCGCCACGACCCGGACGCGCGCATGGGCTGGCTGGTGATCGTCGGCTCGATCCCGATCGGCGTGCTCGGCCTGACGCTGAAGGACCAGATCGAGGGCCCCTTCCGCGACCTGCGGATCACCGCGACGATGCTGATCGTCGTCGGCGTGATCATCGGCATCGCCGACCGGATGGCCGCCCGGGACGAGAAGGGCGGCCGGCACCGCGCTCCCCAGCAGCGCAAGGAGCTGGAGAACCTGGGCGTGCGGGACGGCCTGATCTACGGCCTGTGCCAGGCGGCGGCCCTCATCCCCGGCGTCTCGCGCTCCGGCGCGACGATCAGCGGCGGCCTCTTCATGGGCTACCGGCGAGAGGCGGCCGCCCGGTACTCGTTCCTGCTCGCGATCCCCGCGGTGCTCGCCTCCGGCGTCTTCGAGCTGAAGGACGCGATGGAGAGCGACCACGTCTCCTGGGGACCGACGCTCTTCGCCACGGTCATCGCCTTCGCCACCGGGTACGTGGTCATCGCCTGGTTCATGAAGTTCATCTCCACCAAGAGCTTCATGCCGTTCGTCTGGTACCGCATCGCGCTCGGCATCGTCATCATCGTGCTGGTCAGCGTGGGTGTGCTGAGTCCTCATGCGGCCGAATCCGGCGGCTGA
- a CDS encoding RNA polymerase sigma factor, with product MLSHLRPADWVTEQPVGPVGTDRREPGRSADSFRSAPTPEAAFDALYLHTAPHLVHQTHLLTGRRGRAFEAVDHAFCRAWDCWPEVAVHADPVSWVRGCAYEYALSPWHRFRETVTRDALAPNGPMGTAILRLRPLHRRTLVMCDGLGLTIDEAAAELEASPAATRMRLLHAHAALQEQFPDCEDVSRLREQVRALVDDAASATVPTAGAVRAESERRTRLLTRTAVGAVALLSGLVAASMLSHAPQHETSGPHPRVHGHSHVPAAPHGTSRARGGSSPAEPASTSTAGT from the coding sequence TTGCTTTCTCATCTGCGCCCCGCAGACTGGGTGACGGAGCAGCCCGTCGGACCAGTCGGCACCGATCGGCGGGAGCCCGGACGTTCTGCAGATTCGTTTCGCTCCGCCCCGACGCCCGAGGCGGCGTTCGACGCGCTCTATCTGCACACCGCACCGCATCTGGTCCATCAGACACATCTGCTGACCGGACGTCGTGGACGCGCCTTCGAGGCGGTTGACCACGCCTTCTGCCGCGCCTGGGACTGCTGGCCGGAGGTCGCCGTCCACGCGGACCCGGTGAGCTGGGTTCGCGGGTGCGCCTACGAGTACGCCCTCTCACCGTGGCACCGGTTCCGGGAGACCGTGACGCGCGACGCCCTCGCACCGAACGGTCCGATGGGCACCGCGATCCTGCGACTGAGACCTCTGCACCGCCGCACCCTCGTGATGTGTGACGGCCTGGGGCTGACGATCGACGAAGCGGCAGCGGAGCTGGAAGCCTCTCCCGCGGCCACCCGGATGCGGCTGCTTCACGCGCACGCCGCCCTTCAGGAGCAGTTCCCCGACTGCGAGGACGTGAGCCGACTGCGGGAACAGGTCAGGGCCTTGGTGGACGATGCCGCGTCAGCGACCGTGCCCACGGCCGGCGCGGTGCGCGCCGAGAGCGAGCGTCGCACACGCCTCCTCACACGGACGGCCGTCGGTGCGGTGGCGCTGCTGAGCGGTCTCGTTGCCGCGTCCATGCTGTCGCATGCGCCTCAGCACGAAACATCCGGACCACACCCCCGCGTTCACGGCCACTCTCACGTTCCGGCCGCGCCACACGGGACCTCCCGCGCCCGAGGCGGCAGTAGTCCGGCCGAGCCGGCTTCCACGAGCACCGCCGGCACCTGA
- a CDS encoding DNA alkylation repair protein, which translates to MSVTARPIPDAPHSALADTVLERITLEYPAAADPERAVGLRAYMKDVAPFLGMTSPVRRSLSRAVLAGVPRPDEPDCTAVALRCWRLPEREYHYFAVDYLRRYVTHCSSGFLPVVRHLLTTVPWWDTVDLLAAHVVGGLVTADRGLTADMDAWIDDEDRWLVRAALLHQLRYKERTDTDRLFGYCLRRSGHGDFFVRKAVGWCLREYARTDPDAVRAFVAEHRARLAPLSAREALRTIGP; encoded by the coding sequence ATGAGCGTCACAGCCCGGCCGATTCCGGACGCGCCGCACAGCGCCCTCGCCGACACGGTACTGGAGCGGATCACCCTCGAATACCCCGCCGCGGCCGACCCCGAGCGGGCCGTCGGACTCCGGGCGTACATGAAGGACGTGGCGCCGTTCCTGGGCATGACCTCGCCCGTTCGCCGCTCCCTGTCCCGCGCCGTGCTGGCAGGAGTGCCCCGCCCGGACGAGCCGGACTGCACCGCGGTCGCGCTGCGCTGCTGGCGGCTGCCCGAGCGCGAGTACCACTACTTCGCCGTCGACTACCTGCGCCGGTATGTGACGCACTGCTCGTCCGGATTCCTGCCCGTGGTGCGGCACCTGCTCACCACTGTCCCCTGGTGGGACACCGTCGACCTGCTCGCCGCACACGTCGTGGGGGGCCTGGTCACCGCCGACCGCGGCCTCACGGCCGACATGGACGCCTGGATCGATGACGAGGACCGCTGGCTGGTCCGCGCGGCCCTCCTCCACCAGCTGCGGTACAAGGAACGCACCGACACCGACCGGCTCTTCGGCTACTGCCTGCGCCGGTCCGGCCACGGCGACTTCTTCGTCCGCAAGGCCGTCGGCTGGTGCCTGCGCGAGTACGCCAGGACCGACCCGGACGCCGTGCGCGCCTTCGTGGCCGAGCACCGCGCCCGCCTCGCGCCGCTGTCCGCGCGGGAGGCGCTGCGGACCATCGGCCCGTAG
- a CDS encoding PP2C family protein-serine/threonine phosphatase: MALDHATPPRYFFGSLLTASVVLAIFVYRPLGVAATGAIGCLFLAVTVQIEDYIGPMTVVALVVLGSVTLLSVVLCVMLQRAASRYRRVLAVAEAAQLALLRPLPDRIGSLRMAGFYRAADDEALIGGDLYSVRPTPFGVRAIVGDVKGKGINATQTVATVISTFQEAALLHPTLPQVADRIDVALQLDRDNPPPEPVSHTQPEHSADDAKGLVDELFTTAVLLEFTSDARTVQVLDRGHQPLLIVRRHTTSVVPAEHSLPLGMADLLTEPPGTTACRLEPGDILLAYSDGVTEARDSTGTFYPLPERLRHHYATSAQPVSPSDLISFLQEDVTRWAHTLGDDVIAIAFQRI; this comes from the coding sequence ATGGCGCTCGATCACGCGACACCCCCACGGTACTTTTTCGGATCGCTGCTGACCGCATCGGTCGTCCTGGCCATCTTCGTCTATCGTCCGCTCGGTGTGGCAGCGACCGGGGCCATCGGATGCCTCTTTCTGGCCGTCACCGTGCAGATCGAGGACTACATCGGCCCAATGACCGTCGTCGCTTTGGTCGTGCTGGGTTCCGTCACCTTGCTTTCCGTTGTGCTGTGCGTAATGCTCCAGCGGGCCGCGAGCCGCTACCGCCGCGTGTTGGCGGTAGCGGAAGCCGCGCAGCTGGCTCTCCTGCGTCCTCTGCCCGACAGAATCGGCTCTCTACGGATGGCCGGCTTCTATCGGGCTGCTGATGACGAGGCGTTGATCGGCGGGGATCTTTACAGTGTCCGCCCGACGCCGTTCGGCGTTCGTGCAATCGTCGGGGACGTCAAGGGGAAAGGCATCAATGCGACCCAGACGGTGGCCACGGTGATCTCCACCTTCCAAGAGGCGGCGCTGCTTCACCCGACACTCCCCCAGGTGGCAGATCGCATCGACGTAGCCCTCCAACTGGACCGTGACAACCCTCCGCCGGAGCCCGTCAGCCACACACAGCCCGAGCACAGTGCCGATGACGCCAAGGGGCTGGTGGACGAGCTCTTCACCACGGCGGTCCTGCTGGAATTCACCTCGGACGCGCGCACGGTACAGGTCCTGGACCGGGGCCACCAGCCTCTCCTCATCGTCCGCCGCCACACCACATCGGTTGTGCCGGCCGAGCACAGTCTGCCGCTGGGCATGGCCGATCTGCTCACCGAACCACCCGGCACTACCGCGTGCCGGCTGGAACCCGGCGACATCCTTCTCGCGTACTCCGACGGTGTCACCGAGGCACGCGACTCCACCGGCACCTTCTATCCGCTGCCCGAACGGCTGCGGCACCACTACGCCACAAGCGCCCAGCCCGTCTCACCCTCTGACCTGATTTCCTTTCTCCAGGAGGACGTCACCCGATGGGCGCACACCCTGGGGGACGATGTCATCGCCATCGCCTTCCAGCGGATCTGA
- the tuf gene encoding elongation factor Tu, whose amino-acid sequence MSKTAYVRTKPHLNIGTMGHVDHGKTTLTAAITKVLAERGAGSTTQYVSFDRIDRAPEEAARGITINIAHVEYETDTRHYAHVDMPGHADYVKNMVTGAAQLDGAILVVSALDGIMPQTAEHVLLARQVGVDHIVVALNKADAGDEELTDLVELEVRELLTAHGYGGDAVPVVRVSGLKALEGDPRWTASVEALLDAVDTYVPMPERYLDAPFLLPVENVLTITGRGTVVTGAVERGTVRVGDRVEVLGASVETVVTGLETFGKPMEEAQAGDNVALLLRGVARDTVRRGQVVAAPGSVVPARRFRARVYVLSAREGGRSTPLTTGYRPQFYIRTADVVGDVDLGEEAVARPGDTVTMTVELGRDVPLETGLGFAIREGGRTVGAGTVTAVE is encoded by the coding sequence ATGTCCAAGACGGCGTACGTCCGCACCAAACCGCATCTGAACATCGGCACGATGGGCCATGTCGACCACGGCAAGACCACCCTGACCGCCGCCATCACCAAGGTCCTCGCCGAGCGCGGGGCCGGCAGCACCACCCAGTACGTTTCGTTCGACCGCATCGACCGCGCCCCGGAGGAGGCGGCGCGCGGCATCACCATCAACATCGCGCACGTCGAGTACGAGACCGACACCCGGCACTACGCCCACGTCGACATGCCCGGCCACGCCGACTACGTCAAGAACATGGTCACCGGCGCCGCCCAGCTCGACGGGGCGATCCTCGTCGTCTCCGCGCTGGACGGGATCATGCCGCAGACCGCCGAACACGTGCTGCTCGCCCGGCAGGTGGGCGTCGACCACATCGTGGTCGCGCTCAACAAGGCCGACGCGGGTGACGAGGAGCTGACCGACCTGGTCGAGCTGGAGGTGCGCGAACTGCTCACCGCGCACGGCTACGGCGGCGACGCCGTGCCCGTCGTACGGGTCTCGGGGCTGAAGGCCCTGGAGGGCGACCCGCGGTGGACGGCCTCCGTCGAGGCGCTGCTCGACGCCGTGGACACGTACGTGCCCATGCCCGAGCGGTACCTGGACGCGCCGTTCCTGCTGCCGGTGGAGAACGTGCTCACCATCACCGGCCGCGGCACCGTCGTCACCGGCGCCGTCGAGCGCGGCACCGTGCGCGTCGGCGACCGGGTCGAGGTGCTCGGGGCGTCCGTCGAGACGGTCGTCACCGGCCTGGAGACCTTCGGCAAGCCGATGGAGGAGGCGCAGGCCGGGGACAACGTGGCGCTGCTGCTGCGCGGGGTCGCCCGCGACACGGTGCGCCGCGGGCAGGTGGTCGCCGCACCCGGCAGCGTCGTCCCCGCGCGGCGTTTCCGGGCCCGGGTGTACGTGCTCTCGGCGCGCGAGGGCGGGCGCTCGACACCGCTCACCACCGGATACCGGCCGCAGTTCTACATCCGCACCGCCGACGTGGTCGGCGACGTGGACCTCGGCGAGGAGGCCGTCGCCCGGCCCGGGGACACCGTCACCATGACGGTCGAGCTGGGACGGGACGTGCCGCTGGAGACGGGGCTCGGCTTCGCGATCCGCGAGGGCGGCCGCACCGTGGGGGCGGGGACCGTGACCGCGGTGGAGTGA
- a CDS encoding class I adenylate-forming enzyme family protein: MSNLATALVDMAQRQPQGLAMQDEKTVLTYADLDDLSARAAGGLRAHGVRPGDRVGLRLPCSLAFAVLYFGALRTGAVAVPVYPRTRTPTVDPCHEACGARLVFTAPDETTSQEMRKSDTTLIPVGPDFLDQVTFWPRHTGVVHRWDHDPAIAVRAPDTPSGAQEALLSHRMLRTAALTARTLIDNTASHVDPAQVPPFSASGTTHGLNAVILIGACLLTPGGHAAVSDSGFPDAADCPAAPPPSGSAR; the protein is encoded by the coding sequence GTGAGTAACCTCGCCACGGCCTTGGTGGACATGGCCCAGCGGCAACCGCAGGGGCTGGCGATGCAGGATGAGAAGACAGTCCTGACCTATGCCGATCTGGACGATCTCAGTGCCCGTGCCGCCGGCGGACTACGCGCCCACGGGGTGCGCCCCGGCGACCGGGTCGGGCTGAGACTGCCCTGTTCCCTGGCCTTCGCGGTGCTCTACTTCGGAGCCTTGCGCACCGGAGCAGTCGCCGTACCCGTGTACCCCAGAACCCGGACACCCACCGTGGACCCCTGCCATGAGGCCTGTGGCGCACGACTCGTCTTCACCGCTCCCGACGAAACGACCTCGCAGGAGATGAGGAAGAGCGACACGACACTGATCCCGGTCGGCCCCGACTTCCTCGACCAGGTGACGTTCTGGCCTCGGCACACCGGCGTGGTCCACCGCTGGGACCACGACCCGGCCATCGCCGTCCGAGCGCCGGACACGCCGTCCGGTGCCCAGGAGGCGCTACTCAGCCACCGCATGCTCCGCACCGCCGCCCTGACCGCCAGAACACTGATCGACAACACCGCGTCGCACGTCGACCCCGCACAAGTGCCACCGTTCTCCGCCTCTGGAACGACGCACGGCCTGAACGCGGTGATCCTCATCGGTGCCTGTCTGCTGACCCCCGGCGGGCACGCCGCCGTCTCGGACAGCGGATTCCCGGATGCGGCCGACTGCCCTGCTGCGCCGCCGCCGTCAGGAAGTGCCCGTTGA
- a CDS encoding LuxR C-terminal-related transcriptional regulator produces MTQWTWARPGARNETTGFIGRAAELEAVRSAVTQARLVTLTGPGGVGKSRVAMRAAHQAAVDFPDGVSIVELSGLRDAEFLPNTVATAVGLPEIASTEPMDQLLGHFADKQALLVLDTCEHLVDAMAVFVDILLSHSAGLVLLLTSRQPVALPGECVLPIPPMPTPEADADEHGNDSLALFVTRAKAALPTFELNTDNRSEVVALCRRLDGIPLAIELAAVRLRTMTLEQILGRLDDQFRLLSGVRTAQARHHTLRTTIEWSHELCSPPERELWARLSVFAGGFTLGAVEEVAAGGEPADWDVVDLLGALVDKSVVQRVEGVGEYRFRMLDTIREYGAERLEHSGLRQEYARRHQDFFLRMARRAGEEWLGDQQVEWGDRLAADFDNFRVAMDFAVAHPSDGAGYGLVNGLWGLWLGKSRLTEARRWIEKALVAEPEPSVEQGIALYYGAYYGLIQADRETGDMVRRCRAVAEALDDDFLRARALYVETYEMLMWSRDTERTLASYEQTRQLLKASGDVFPLVAGYINTAVYHAAHGNPAGALRDVDDCLQHLSHIPHERWGRNYMTIARVLALWADGSTAESRELGRRMLPSALDQGETMSLAATLEFLSWSACGEHEHEHAAILLGGAATLWRRVGTTLWGVRALSAQHTQVENTLMLGLGAERFTQVYTFGTRLPVPQLIDVACGNAHADDAAPPRHPHDGSPLGPLTPREREVADLIGEGLTNRQIAERLVISKRTADTHVEHILTKLGVTSRTQIAATIGPGKPTEA; encoded by the coding sequence GTGACGCAGTGGACATGGGCCAGGCCGGGAGCGCGGAACGAGACCACCGGGTTCATCGGCCGTGCGGCCGAGTTGGAGGCCGTGCGGAGCGCGGTGACGCAGGCCAGGCTGGTCACGCTCACCGGCCCCGGTGGGGTCGGCAAGAGCAGGGTCGCGATGAGGGCCGCGCACCAGGCGGCGGTCGACTTCCCGGACGGCGTCAGCATCGTCGAACTGAGCGGTCTGCGGGACGCCGAGTTCCTGCCCAACACGGTGGCCACCGCGGTCGGTCTGCCCGAGATCGCTTCGACCGAGCCGATGGACCAGCTTCTCGGTCATTTCGCGGACAAGCAGGCATTGCTGGTACTGGACACCTGCGAACATCTGGTGGACGCGATGGCCGTCTTCGTGGACATCCTCTTGAGTCACTCCGCGGGGCTGGTGCTCCTGCTCACCAGCAGGCAGCCTGTGGCACTGCCCGGAGAGTGCGTCCTGCCCATCCCGCCGATGCCCACTCCCGAGGCGGACGCGGACGAACACGGCAATGACTCCCTGGCTCTGTTCGTCACCCGGGCGAAGGCAGCCCTGCCCACCTTCGAACTGAACACCGACAACCGCTCCGAAGTCGTCGCCCTCTGCCGTCGTCTGGACGGTATTCCGCTGGCCATCGAACTGGCGGCCGTGCGGTTGAGAACCATGACGCTTGAGCAGATTCTCGGCCGTCTCGACGACCAGTTCCGGCTCCTGTCGGGGGTGCGCACCGCCCAGGCCCGTCATCACACGCTTCGGACCACGATCGAGTGGAGCCACGAACTGTGCTCGCCTCCGGAGAGGGAACTGTGGGCAAGGCTGTCGGTGTTCGCCGGCGGCTTCACCCTCGGTGCCGTCGAAGAGGTCGCGGCCGGGGGTGAGCCGGCCGACTGGGACGTGGTGGACCTGCTGGGCGCTCTGGTGGACAAGTCGGTGGTGCAGCGGGTGGAAGGCGTCGGCGAGTACCGTTTCCGGATGCTGGACACCATCCGTGAGTACGGTGCCGAGCGGTTGGAGCACAGTGGCCTGAGACAGGAGTACGCGCGCCGCCATCAGGACTTCTTCCTGCGCATGGCCCGGCGGGCGGGCGAGGAGTGGCTGGGGGATCAGCAGGTCGAGTGGGGCGACCGGCTCGCCGCCGACTTCGACAACTTCCGGGTCGCGATGGACTTCGCGGTTGCCCACCCCTCGGACGGCGCCGGCTACGGACTGGTCAATGGCCTGTGGGGGCTCTGGCTGGGCAAGAGCCGCCTGACCGAGGCCCGGCGCTGGATCGAGAAGGCCCTCGTGGCCGAGCCGGAGCCGAGCGTCGAACAGGGAATCGCCCTCTACTACGGCGCCTACTACGGACTGATCCAGGCCGACCGTGAGACGGGCGACATGGTGCGGCGGTGCCGGGCCGTGGCCGAAGCGCTGGACGACGACTTCCTGCGCGCCCGGGCCCTGTACGTCGAAACGTACGAGATGCTCATGTGGAGCCGGGACACCGAACGTACCCTCGCTTCGTACGAGCAGACGCGCCAACTGCTCAAGGCGTCAGGCGATGTGTTCCCGCTGGTGGCCGGCTACATCAACACTGCGGTGTACCACGCAGCTCACGGCAATCCGGCCGGTGCCCTGCGGGACGTGGACGACTGCCTGCAGCATCTGTCGCACATCCCGCACGAACGGTGGGGACGCAACTACATGACGATCGCGCGGGTGCTCGCCCTCTGGGCGGACGGCAGCACGGCCGAAAGCCGGGAACTGGGCCGCAGAATGCTGCCCTCAGCCCTCGACCAGGGCGAAACGATGAGCCTGGCCGCCACGCTGGAATTCCTGTCCTGGTCCGCCTGCGGCGAACACGAACACGAGCACGCCGCGATCCTGCTCGGCGGAGCCGCCACGCTCTGGCGCCGCGTCGGCACCACGTTATGGGGAGTACGGGCGCTGAGCGCGCAGCATACGCAGGTGGAGAACACACTGATGCTCGGCCTCGGGGCGGAACGATTCACCCAGGTGTACACGTTCGGGACCCGCCTCCCGGTGCCGCAGCTGATCGACGTGGCCTGCGGGAACGCCCACGCCGATGACGCCGCACCGCCACGGCACCCTCACGACGGCAGCCCTCTGGGTCCTCTCACCCCGCGTGAGCGGGAGGTTGCCGACCTGATCGGTGAAGGACTCACCAACCGGCAGATCGCCGAACGCCTCGTCATCTCCAAACGCACCGCCGACACCCACGTCGAGCACATCCTCACCAAACTCGGCGTCACCTCCCGCACGCAGATCGCCGCGACCATCGGCCCCGGCAAACCGACAGAGGCTTGA
- a CDS encoding TVP38/TMEM64 family protein translates to MLDATTRSGGTATVSPRTAAAELAVAAAGPVAPTGFAARVTRVLLSPWSRLSLLVALLVSAATTVVLFQPQQLLTNGWPPQLGGAAAAVAYAVAYGLCTVAFVPRPLLNLAAGALFGSQLGLASALAGTVLGAGVAFCLGRVLGQEALRPLLRGKWLKAADGQLSRHGFRTMLAMRLFPGVPFAASNYCAAVSRMGLLPFLLATGLGSVPNTAAYVVAGARASTPTSPAFLIALACIALPGLAGAVVAWRKRHRLRGR, encoded by the coding sequence ATGCTCGATGCCACCACCCGCTCTGGGGGCACCGCCACGGTCTCTCCCCGGACCGCCGCCGCCGAACTCGCCGTCGCCGCCGCAGGACCGGTCGCGCCGACCGGCTTCGCCGCGCGTGTGACGAGAGTGCTGCTGTCGCCGTGGTCCCGGCTCTCCCTGCTCGTCGCCCTGCTGGTTTCGGCCGCGACGACGGTGGTGCTGTTCCAGCCGCAGCAGTTGCTGACGAACGGCTGGCCGCCTCAGCTCGGGGGCGCCGCGGCGGCCGTCGCGTACGCGGTGGCGTACGGGCTGTGCACGGTCGCCTTCGTGCCGCGCCCGCTGCTCAACCTGGCGGCCGGCGCGCTGTTCGGCTCGCAGCTGGGGCTGGCCTCCGCGCTGGCGGGGACGGTGCTCGGCGCCGGGGTCGCCTTCTGTCTCGGCCGGGTCCTCGGCCAGGAGGCGCTGCGCCCGCTGCTGCGGGGCAAGTGGCTGAAGGCCGCGGACGGGCAGCTGAGCCGGCACGGTTTCCGGACGATGCTGGCGATGCGGCTGTTCCCGGGGGTGCCCTTCGCGGCGTCCAACTACTGCGCGGCCGTGTCCCGCATGGGTCTGCTCCCCTTCCTGCTGGCGACGGGGCTCGGTTCGGTCCCCAACACCGCCGCCTACGTCGTCGCGGGCGCCCGTGCCTCGACGCCGACCTCCCCCGCCTTCCTGATCGCGTTGGCCTGCATCGCCCTGCCGGGGCTCGCGGGCGCGGTGGTGGCCTGGCGCAAGCGGCACCGGCTGCGCGGGCGCTGA
- a CDS encoding thiolase family protein: protein MRDAVVVEAVRTPMGKGKPNGALAHVHPVELLAHTLRTLVERSGVDPALIDDVIGGTVDQVGEQAMNTTRYALLSAGFPESVPATTVDRQCGSSQQAVHFAAQGVMAGAYDLVVACGVESMSRVPMWSNVPPGADPFGPGVAARYPQGLVPQGISAELIAAKWSLSRERMDAFAVSSHQKAATAHAAGRFDAEIAPLDGVSHDECVRPDSNVEVLAGLRPAYHDPAFAERFPQIGWNVTAGNASPVNDGASAVLITSGDTAARLGLRPLARLHSFAVTGSDPLLMLTGVVPATEKVLRRASLSLGDIDLFEVNEAFASVVLAWQRETGADLAKVNVHGGAIALGHPLGASGTRLTTTLVHALHERGARYGLQTMCEAGGLANAMILEAV from the coding sequence ATGCGTGACGCAGTCGTCGTGGAAGCCGTACGCACCCCCATGGGCAAGGGGAAGCCGAACGGCGCCCTCGCCCACGTCCACCCCGTGGAACTCCTCGCGCACACCCTGCGCACCCTCGTCGAGCGGTCCGGGGTGGACCCGGCGCTGATCGACGACGTCATCGGCGGCACGGTGGACCAGGTCGGCGAACAGGCGATGAACACCACCCGCTACGCCCTGCTCTCGGCGGGCTTCCCCGAGTCCGTCCCCGCTACCACCGTGGACCGGCAGTGCGGCTCCTCCCAGCAGGCCGTCCACTTCGCCGCGCAGGGCGTCATGGCCGGGGCGTACGACCTCGTCGTCGCCTGCGGGGTCGAGTCCATGAGCCGGGTGCCGATGTGGTCGAACGTGCCGCCCGGCGCCGACCCCTTCGGTCCCGGCGTCGCCGCCCGCTACCCGCAGGGGCTCGTCCCGCAGGGCATCAGCGCCGAACTGATCGCCGCGAAGTGGTCACTGAGCCGGGAGCGCATGGACGCCTTCGCCGTCTCCTCGCACCAGAAGGCCGCCACCGCCCACGCCGCCGGCCGCTTCGACGCCGAGATCGCGCCGCTGGACGGGGTGTCGCACGACGAGTGCGTCCGCCCGGACAGCAACGTCGAGGTCCTCGCCGGACTGCGGCCCGCCTACCACGACCCGGCCTTCGCCGAACGGTTCCCGCAGATCGGGTGGAACGTCACCGCGGGCAACGCCAGCCCGGTCAACGACGGTGCCTCGGCCGTGCTGATCACCTCGGGCGACACCGCCGCCCGCCTCGGACTGCGGCCCCTCGCGCGGCTGCACAGCTTCGCCGTGACCGGCTCCGACCCGCTGCTCATGCTCACCGGCGTCGTCCCGGCCACCGAGAAGGTGCTGCGCCGGGCGTCGCTCTCCCTCGGCGACATCGACCTCTTCGAGGTCAACGAGGCCTTCGCGAGCGTCGTACTGGCCTGGCAGCGGGAGACCGGCGCCGACTTGGCCAAGGTCAACGTGCACGGCGGCGCCATCGCGCTCGGCCACCCCCTCGGCGCGAGCGGCACCCGTCTGACCACCACCCTCGTCCACGCCCTGCACGAACGCGGCGCCCGCTACGGCCTGCAGACCATGTGCGAGGCGGGCGGTCTCGCCAACGCCATGATCCTGGAAGCGGTGTAA